The Fimbriimonadaceae bacterium genome window below encodes:
- a CDS encoding replication initiator protein A: MDADFTPPSESDEGTGSSDGIPAELIFPGTTTDHGSLSVTTPDHLLSEHILGSIPLWEAKGRPTGAERASYQKQIYRDVWRNSRLCKVSLVVYGSGDLGLPNSIDLEFFRGFERWTKAALSRGEPFNQLVKISGRELLEASGKGLGGASYQEMDRFFLRMAGTMIGAGRDWRQEGESGGSEKRPRSNKGIVFHIFQTVVLPGQVNAEGYVADKYEVELATWYWMSLRSGNCIVIDHELFRDLHGSITKLLHQLLHNLFYLGRGTASQKYSELVRNWQIKRHSALSLVKQQLDDAHRELLEKEFISRWEYVPIRTPEGKEFEIIWEAGPAWWATDKKTREFREEMVGANHRELQQIGRELDPFLLIEQSDESNQEKDGQREASNARLLSVVLEISGKRKDPKVWEKWWKRAITSVPHPMIWRRIGEVKERRLSGQTINQGSYLLSLIRGDAARLGLPWATSDKVK, translated from the coding sequence ATGGACGCTGATTTCACACCGCCTTCGGAATCGGACGAGGGGACTGGTTCCTCTGACGGGATTCCCGCTGAACTGATCTTCCCTGGAACCACCACGGATCACGGCTCTCTATCGGTCACCACCCCCGACCACCTCCTCAGCGAGCATATCTTAGGATCAATTCCACTGTGGGAAGCGAAAGGCCGCCCAACAGGTGCGGAACGAGCCTCGTACCAAAAACAGATTTATCGAGATGTGTGGCGTAACAGTCGGTTATGTAAAGTCTCCCTAGTGGTCTACGGCAGCGGCGATTTAGGGCTTCCGAATTCGATTGATCTGGAGTTCTTTCGAGGGTTTGAACGATGGACGAAAGCCGCGCTGAGTAGGGGAGAGCCATTTAATCAGTTAGTAAAGATTTCAGGTCGTGAATTGTTGGAGGCGAGCGGGAAAGGCCTTGGCGGTGCCTCGTACCAGGAAATGGATCGGTTCTTTCTGCGTATGGCCGGCACGATGATCGGCGCCGGGCGAGATTGGCGACAAGAAGGCGAATCGGGGGGAAGCGAGAAACGTCCTCGTTCGAACAAGGGAATCGTCTTTCATATTTTTCAAACGGTGGTGTTACCGGGGCAAGTCAATGCGGAAGGCTATGTGGCGGATAAGTATGAGGTCGAGCTTGCCACGTGGTACTGGATGAGCCTGAGGTCGGGCAATTGTATCGTCATCGATCATGAACTCTTTCGGGACCTCCATGGATCGATTACAAAGCTGTTGCATCAGTTACTGCACAACCTGTTTTACCTTGGGCGTGGAACGGCCTCACAAAAGTATTCCGAGCTGGTGCGGAATTGGCAGATCAAGCGGCATAGCGCTCTATCATTGGTAAAACAGCAATTAGACGACGCACATCGCGAGCTGCTGGAAAAGGAGTTTATTTCACGCTGGGAGTATGTGCCGATTCGAACGCCGGAGGGTAAGGAGTTTGAGATTATTTGGGAGGCGGGCCCGGCCTGGTGGGCGACGGACAAGAAGACGCGGGAGTTCCGTGAAGAGATGGTGGGAGCCAATCACCGCGAGTTGCAACAGATCGGACGAGAGCTGGATCCGTTCCTCCTCATCGAGCAATCTGATGAGAGCAATCAGGAGAAGGATGGGCAACGAGAAGCCTCGAATGCGCGGCTCCTGAGCGTCGTGCTAGAGATCTCCGGAAAGCGGAAGGACCCCAAGGTATGGGAGAAATGGTGGAAGCGTGCGATCACCAGCGTTCCCCATCCGATGATCTGGCGACGAATCGGGGAAGTGAAGGAACGTCGATTATCTGGACAGACGATCAACCAAGGAAGTTATCTCCTCAGTCTCATTCGGGGTGATGCTGCCCGGCTGGGGCTCCCTTGGGCCACATCCGACAAGGTTAAGTAA
- a CDS encoding ParB/RepB/Spo0J family partition protein, protein MTSKQVSKGKDEKPPLSKSKEAKPERQKSSHLADLEASFDRDARRIRPFALVGLDTQGGQPGPEHTTPPSQIPSTTFDSAVDGSASVSIPLGAEATASPVGPKAVPIIAQEADHLRRLEEVVEVPLDRLVPSPDQPRSEVDPAADQELLESIRAYGVLTPIQLRPVEDGKYEVVAGERRWRACALLGKTSIPALVRRKDRDRAAAEALVDNVVRKDLSALEEARAYQALIERYGFQQSELAERLGCHKSRISRALSILKLPESILNVFFGPESRMTATHAEALLPLAHDEPRLHAIARRASKESWTRDRIRQEIDRKPRINEGAQAVRFVERGRGGDRGFMLTILFHSNKPHEIPIIEEALKQAAARIQEFRDKLT, encoded by the coding sequence ATGACGAGCAAACAAGTCTCCAAAGGCAAAGACGAGAAGCCGCCTCTCTCGAAAAGCAAAGAGGCCAAACCTGAACGCCAGAAGTCCTCACATCTCGCTGATCTCGAAGCCTCCTTTGATCGTGATGCTCGTCGCATTCGCCCGTTTGCCCTGGTCGGTTTGGATACACAAGGTGGACAGCCCGGACCAGAACACACGACACCCCCGAGCCAAATACCATCGACAACCTTCGACTCGGCTGTTGATGGCAGCGCGTCCGTCTCTATCCCGTTGGGTGCTGAAGCTACGGCTTCGCCTGTCGGCCCCAAAGCGGTTCCCATAATCGCCCAAGAGGCAGATCACCTGCGTCGCCTCGAAGAGGTCGTCGAAGTCCCGCTCGATCGGCTGGTACCGAGTCCTGACCAACCACGATCTGAGGTCGATCCTGCGGCTGACCAGGAGCTATTGGAATCGATTCGTGCCTATGGCGTGCTCACGCCGATTCAGCTCCGTCCGGTAGAGGATGGGAAGTACGAAGTGGTGGCCGGCGAGCGGCGATGGCGAGCCTGTGCGTTGCTCGGAAAGACCTCGATTCCGGCTCTCGTTCGTCGAAAGGACCGGGACCGCGCGGCGGCTGAGGCGCTGGTCGACAACGTTGTCCGGAAGGATCTGTCTGCCCTCGAGGAGGCCAGGGCCTATCAAGCCCTGATCGAACGGTATGGTTTTCAGCAGTCCGAGTTAGCTGAACGCCTGGGCTGTCACAAATCACGTATCTCTAGGGCGCTCAGCATCCTGAAGCTGCCAGAGAGCATCTTAAACGTGTTCTTCGGACCTGAGAGCCGCATGACGGCGACGCATGCAGAGGCGCTCCTCCCTTTGGCCCATGACGAGCCACGCCTTCACGCCATCGCTCGCCGTGCCTCAAAAGAATCGTGGACTCGAGATCGGATCCGACAGGAAATCGATCGCAAACCACGAATTAATGAAGGTGCCCAAGCCGTGCGGTTCGTGGAGCGTGGGCGGGGGGGAGACCGTGGGTTCATGCTGACCATTCTCTTTCATTCCAACAAGCCGCATGAAATCCCAATTATTGAGGAGGCGCTCAAACAGGCGGCAGCGCGTATACAGGAGTTTCGTGACAAGCTGACCTAG
- a CDS encoding ParA family protein, protein MPNVVAVINQKGGVGKTTTVVNLAAALSRLGHPVCVVDIDPQANASSTLGKVSPYEARVTAATLMMDNKRDEDMTAPWYDTIEKEVRLIYGHVSLTKADRELPRVYPTMPSIVLKRRLEQMAFGDEDIVLIDCPPTLSILTINALVASDYYLTPMMSGSKYSITGYEDLMELVRDVVDSANPALKCLGILVTQHDGRKNVCKSMRGVIERRFGDLVFKTAIPLAAKIQESESLKKTIFQLDRQSNAAREFMDLGREVLARMGLGALAEPDDMDEPVEVGAGES, encoded by the coding sequence ATGCCGAATGTAGTGGCCGTTATCAATCAAAAAGGCGGGGTGGGAAAAACCACAACGGTGGTGAACCTTGCAGCTGCGCTCTCTCGCCTTGGTCATCCCGTTTGCGTGGTCGATATTGACCCACAAGCAAATGCATCTTCGACACTTGGAAAGGTAAGTCCATACGAAGCCAGAGTAACTGCCGCCACACTGATGATGGATAACAAACGCGATGAGGACATGACCGCACCCTGGTATGACACCATAGAGAAGGAAGTCCGCCTGATCTATGGCCATGTGTCCTTGACCAAAGCGGACCGAGAACTTCCCAGGGTTTATCCGACGATGCCATCCATCGTCCTGAAGCGTCGCCTGGAGCAGATGGCCTTTGGGGATGAAGATATCGTCCTCATCGACTGCCCGCCGACCCTGTCGATCCTCACGATCAACGCCCTAGTCGCTTCGGACTACTATTTGACCCCTATGATGTCTGGCTCAAAATACAGCATCACGGGATACGAAGACCTCATGGAGCTGGTGCGCGATGTGGTGGATAGCGCTAATCCTGCCCTGAAGTGTTTGGGGATCCTCGTCACGCAACATGATGGACGAAAAAACGTCTGCAAGTCCATGCGGGGCGTGATCGAACGTCGTTTCGGAGATCTTGTGTTTAAGACCGCAATTCCCCTGGCCGCCAAGATCCAAGAATCGGAATCGCTAAAGAAGACGATCTTTCAATTAGATCGGCAGAGCAATGCTGCACGCGAGTTCATGGATCTAGGCCGCGAGGTCTTGGCTCGCATGGGTTTAGGTGCATTGGCGGAGCCTGACGACATGGATGAACCGGTCGAGGTCGGGGCAGGTGAATCATGA